TCGATTCTTAGAATCATACATGCTGCCTCAGTAGCTGATTTGATTATTTGCTCTTTAACTGCAATTGGTTCTATAACATTAATTGCCATCATATCTGCAATCTGTGTATTTCTAGCATCAATTCCAGTCCATTTACGACCTTGATTTTGTTTTGCTCGTAGATTAGCCATAGTGTCAATAGGATCCATTCCTGCATTTTCAGCAATAGTTAATGGGATTACCTCCAAGGCTTCTGCATATTTTTTAATTGCAAGTTGCTCTTTTCCATCAAAATTATCTGCCCAGTCTTTTAGTAATGATGCAGCATATGCTTCAGGGGCACCACCACCTGCAACGATTTCAGGTTTTTGTACTACATCTTTTACAACCATTAAAGAATCATGAATTGAACGATCAACTTCATCAATAACTCTTTGAGAGCCACCACGAATCAACATAGTAACTGATTGCGGATGCTTACAGCCCTCAATGAATACCCATTTATCAGATTCAACTTTCTTTTGATGAGCTAATTTTGCAGAACCTAAATCATTTTCTGAAAGATCATCAAGATTACTAATTACTCTACCACCTGTTGCTTTAGATAGTTTAATCATGTCACTTTCTTTAACACGACGAACTGCCATTATTCCATATTTTGCAAGGTAATGTTGTGCAATATCATCAATTCCTTTTTGACAAATCAAAACGTTAGCGCCAACATCATGTAATTTATCAACCATAGATTTTATCATTCTATTTTCTTCTTCTAAGAACATCTGCATTTGAGTTGGGTCTGTAATTCTAATCTCAGAACTCATTTCAGTTTTTTCAATTTCTAATGCAGAATTAATTAATGCAATATGTGCATTTTCGATTTTTGTAGGCATTCCACTATGAACAATTTCTTTGTCTAAAACAATTCCTTTGACAATTTGTGTATCCTGAATAGAACCACCTGATTTCTTTTCAACCTTAATATTTTCAAGATCGACAGAATAAACATCCCCTTTCTTAGTAGCAATGCTGAGAATTGCGTCTACTACGATTTTTGATAGAATACCGCTGTCTTCAGAGATTAATTTTGATTGCATACTAGTTGTTGCAATTTTCATAAGAGATTCTCTATCATCAGGTAGAACTTTTTTTGCTAATTGAGAGTAAATTTCAAGAGTTTTATCAGCGGCTGCTTGAAAACCATCTACAATGGTTGATGAATGAACATCTTTTTTGAGGAGATCTTCTGCGCGTGCCAGTAGTGCACCTCCAAAAACTACTGAAGATGTTGTACCATCTCCAACCTCATTATCAACAGTTTTAGAAATTTCAACAATCATTTTTGCTGCTGGATGTTGAACATCAATTTCTTTAAGGATGGTTGCCCCATCATTTGTAATAGTAACATCACCTAAGGAATCAACTAACATTTTATCAAGGCCTCTGGGTCCAAGGCTGCTTTTTACTAATTCTGCAACTAATTTTGCTGCTGCAATGTTATTCTGCTGTGCGTCTTTACCTTTTTGCTGTAGTGCACTTTCTTTGAGAACTAAAACAGGTCCATTTGGTCCTTGTTGAATTGATGCCATTTAGATTCAGCTTCAATCCCCTGAATCCCCCTTTTTAACATTACTTAGTTGATCGGCTGAATGTAACTTCGTTTTTTCACATCAACAATTCCTCCCGAGAGAATTCTAACTGAAGGTAAAGCCAAGAAGGGCAAGAATAACGGAATCAGGTGAGGTCTAGAGAATTTACACCCTAAATCAACAATAGCGTTATTGATTTTTTCAAAATTTGATGAAACTTTTTCAAATGAATCTGTAGAAACAATTCCTGCAAATTGTAATGGTAAAGATGCCAGAATTTTGCCTGATTTTACTACAACTAGTCCACCTTGATTCTTTATGATATGATTTGAAGCAAAAGCCATGTCAGAATCATCAGAACCAATTACAATCATATCATTTTCATGAAAACTCCAAGTAGAAGCAAATGCACCTATATCAGCTCCAAAATTTTCAAGAAATCCAATAGAGTGCTGATTTGTACCATGGATTCGATCAAAGGCTGCAACTTTCCATATATCAGAATCTAAAGATGCAGAAATTTGACCTTCCTTAGAATGAAGTTCGGCAGAACCTAATTTGGTAATGATTTCTGTTTGCATAGAAATAGTATTTGCAAGTACATCTTGCTTTTTTGATTTTATAGCAAAATCATTTTTTGAGAATTTTTTTAGTTTAATAGTTTTTTTGAACCACGGAGATATTGCTTTTTTCTTGATAGGAATTACAATCTTTCCATTATCTACTACTAATTTTCCTCCCACAAAGACTTTGTTTGGCTTTATTGATTTTAGATCATCAAAGATTAGAATATCGGCTAATTTCCCAGGTGCTATTCCACCCAGATCTTTGCCCATGTTGTAATAATCAAAATTATTTTTTGATGCCATTGTAATTGCATCAATTGGTTTGAGGCCAAGTTTGATAGATTCTCTAACACAATGATCAATATGACCGAATTTTTTAATATCAAGTGGATCAAGACCATCAGAGCAGAACATTAAACGATTGAGATAGGTTCCATGAGACAAAACATGTGGAATTATTTCCTTCAGATCTCGTCTTATAGAACCCTCTCTTATCATAATCCACATTCCAAGACGTAATCTTTCTAATACTTGATCAAAATTGATTGGTTCATGACATGAGAGTATACCAGAAGAGACGTATGCATTAAGTTTTTTTTCACTTGCACCAGCTGTGTGACCATTTATTATGCAATCGAGCTCTAGCATAGATGAAATAGATTTCATTGTTTTGGGTTCACGAAGAGTTACTTTGGTCCATGAAAAAACTTCGCCCAAACCAAGAACATGCGGATGTTTTATTGCAGATTTTTCCTGTGATAATGTAAGTGAGTTACTGTTACTAAATTTTGCATCAACAGGTAAACCCCCTGGTACAACTTGAAAAATTCTTACCGGTAGATCTTCTCCAAGTTTAAGAAATTCTTGAAAACCTTTGTACCCTGCAACACTAACAATATCAATTGGATCAGAAAATAAAGAAGTGACACCACAAAGAAGTGTCTGTTTTACAAATTCAGAAGGCAATACAAATTGATCAATATGTAAATGAGGATCTGCAAATCCTGGAGAAACATATCTATTTTTTACATCTATCACAGTTGTTTTTGGACCTTGAGTGTGAGAAGCATCGGGACCAACATATGCAATTCTATCATGAATTATTGCAATCTGAGTTTTTGGAAGAGTTTCTCTGGTATACACTGAAAGTAAATTACAATTTATTAAAATGAGATCGGCTTTTTTGTCACCCATTGCCACTGAATTCAATGAGGAGATCGAAGTTGCTAGGCTCGAAGTCACAGTTGTTAATTGGATTTTGCGCCTATTATAGATTCAATGCTTAAATTACGGTTGAAGAGGTTTTTTTGATATGAACATCCCTAAGGTGATCAGAAAGTATTGCGCAAAATGTAAAACACATACTGAACAAAAGGTCTCCATTTACAAGGCTGGAAAAAGACGCGGTTCTGCTAGAGGTGAACGCCGACACGCAGAGCGTAAAAAGGGATATGGCGGACAGAAATTTCCAAAATTAGCAAAACCAGCTAAAGTTACAAAGAAAGTTACTCCTATTATGACATGTACTGTTTGTAAAAAGAAATACAATAAAGTGGGTGTTAGAATTAAGAAATTTGAGTTGGTGGCAGCATGAAGAAAGATCATATTGAAATTCCAAAACCATCAAGTAAATTCCAAAAAGTCAACTGTGATGAATGTGGTGAATTACAGGTAGTTTATTCGCACGCATCAACTCAAGTTGCATGTAATTCCTGTGGAAATGCTTTAGCAGAAGCAACAGGTTCTAAAGCTAAAATAAATGGCAAAGTCTCAGGCAGTGCTGAGTAAATCATAATCCTGTTTTGAATTTAGATTAAATGCAATTCTTTTATCATCTATAATGACATAATCTTCTTTCATATCATCTAGTGATGAAATTTTATTGGAATTTACTAAAGAGATTCCAGTGTAATAGCATACTTGATTATCAAAATTTAGTGGGTAATCAGATTCAAGTCCAAGTGAAGATAAAAATTTTCTAGTTACAAGAATGCTAGTCCATGTTTTATCAGACTTGAATTGATTTACAATTTTTTGAATAATTACATCATCCAGTAACGGCAAATCACCAGAAGTAATCAAAACTTTATCATCTAAGGATTTTAGAACTAAATTTAGATCTTCAACATATCCAATTCCAGGAGTGTCAAAAATTTCAATATTATTTTCTTCTAGTAATTTTTTTGTTTTAGGTGAATTAATACTAGTGATGGCTAAAATTTTTGAAAATAAATTTGAATTTTTTAATGAATCAACTACATGTAAGATGATAGGCTTTTTGTATTTGAGTAAAAGTTTCTCGCCATCTAAATTCATACGAGTACCCTTGCCACCAGCCATTACAATACCAATCATATAGATACAAACACCATCAATGAAGCCAATCTTGTAAGTTCATTTGTTGCACCAAGTACATCACCGGTAATTCCTCCAAAACTACGAGTAGAAATTGCTAAAAGAAAAATAGTTAAAGTTACTGTTACTCCAAGCATTACTAATCCAGTAGTTTCTCCAATAGCAATCACAGGAATAAGCATAATTATGAATGCAGCAGCAAGTTTTTTCTTATCTTTCATTATTTGGACAAAAGATGAATTTGATCCTAATGATGCTGAATTTCCCAGACTTGCCATCAATACCATTGAGAATTTTGCTAAAATTTCACTTATCAAAATAGCTTTAAACAGATCAAATCCAGTAGTAAGAGAAATTGTAACTATCAAACCAATTAGGTATAATACAATACCAACAATTCCAGCAGAACCTGTAGAAAGATCTTTCATTGCTTTGAGTTTTTTGTCTTTACTACCTTTGACCATCAACCCATCAGCAAAATCAGCTAATCCGTCTGCATGATGAATTCCAGTTACAATAGCAATTGATGATACCACTAGCAAGCTAACAAGTAATGGATCTAAAAAGAAGGACAGACCAAAGCCTATGGAACCAACTAAAAGACCAATAGCAATTCCAACAATAGGGAAAAGATACATGAATTTTGCAATATTTTCTAATGTTGCATTTGAAGCAGGAAATATTGTCAAGAAGGAAAAAACAGATCCAATCTCTTTAAGCATGAATCCACCATCCAATTAATGATGAGATAGTAATAATTGGAATTGTGACAATTCCAAAGAAAAGAATCGAAGTAAGTTTCATCATATTTAGTGCAGAGTACACATGCTCTTTTGTTAGTATAATTTCTCCATCACCCAACTTGTAATGATTTATCTTTTCAAATTTTGTTTCCAAAGCTCCTGCAAGTGCTGCCATTGGATATCCAGCATTAGGGCTTTCAGTTTTTTTACCATCACGAATCATTATTTTGTATGATTCCTTCCAATTATTTTGAAGTATGGCAGCTGAAATGATCATAACTAATCCAGTTAGACGAGATGGAATGTAATTTAAAATGGTGTCACAAGTTGCAGCAAACCATCCAATATTTTTGAAGAGTTGCGTCTTGTATCCAATCATTGAATCTGCAGTGTTGATAACTCTATACACAAATGCTCCAGGTAAGCCAAAAATTGAAAAATAGAATAATGGACCAGTAATTCCATCAACAGTATTTTCACTAATACTCTCAAGTACGCCCGAAAGTACATGATTTTTATCTAAATTCTTAGTATTCCTCTTAACAATCATAGATAGATTTGCTCTTGCCTTGGCTAGATTATCTTCATCAAGTGATTCAAGAACACTAGTTGCATGTTTTTCCATTCCTCTAATAGCAATTGTTGTTTTTAGTAATAATCCACTTACAATCACAGACACAACTATAGAAATAGCATCAAATGTGATCATAGATATTCCAACATTCAAAGCAAAAAGTAATGAAATTACAATAATGGATGTAATA
This DNA window, taken from Nitrosopumilus sp. b3, encodes the following:
- the thsB gene encoding thermosome subunit beta, coding for MASIQQGPNGPVLVLKESALQQKGKDAQQNNIAAAKLVAELVKSSLGPRGLDKMLVDSLGDVTITNDGATILKEIDVQHPAAKMIVEISKTVDNEVGDGTTSSVVFGGALLARAEDLLKKDVHSSTIVDGFQAAADKTLEIYSQLAKKVLPDDRESLMKIATTSMQSKLISEDSGILSKIVVDAILSIATKKGDVYSVDLENIKVEKKSGGSIQDTQIVKGIVLDKEIVHSGMPTKIENAHIALINSALEIEKTEMSSEIRITDPTQMQMFLEEENRMIKSMVDKLHDVGANVLICQKGIDDIAQHYLAKYGIMAVRRVKESDMIKLSKATGGRVISNLDDLSENDLGSAKLAHQKKVESDKWVFIEGCKHPQSVTMLIRGGSQRVIDEVDRSIHDSLMVVKDVVQKPEIVAGGGAPEAYAASLLKDWADNFDGKEQLAIKKYAEALEVIPLTIAENAGMDPIDTMANLRAKQNQGRKWTGIDARNTQIADMMAINVIEPIAVKEQIIKSATEAACMILRIDDVIATSGAPGGGMQ
- a CDS encoding adenine deaminase C-terminal domain-containing protein, encoding MGDKKADLILINCNLLSVYTRETLPKTQIAIIHDRIAYVGPDASHTQGPKTTVIDVKNRYVSPGFADPHLHIDQFVLPSEFVKQTLLCGVTSLFSDPIDIVSVAGYKGFQEFLKLGEDLPVRIFQVVPGGLPVDAKFSNSNSLTLSQEKSAIKHPHVLGLGEVFSWTKVTLREPKTMKSISSMLELDCIINGHTAGASEKKLNAYVSSGILSCHEPINFDQVLERLRLGMWIMIREGSIRRDLKEIIPHVLSHGTYLNRLMFCSDGLDPLDIKKFGHIDHCVRESIKLGLKPIDAITMASKNNFDYYNMGKDLGGIAPGKLADILIFDDLKSIKPNKVFVGGKLVVDNGKIVIPIKKKAISPWFKKTIKLKKFSKNDFAIKSKKQDVLANTISMQTEIITKLGSAELHSKEGQISASLDSDIWKVAAFDRIHGTNQHSIGFLENFGADIGAFASTWSFHENDMIVIGSDDSDMAFASNHIIKNQGGLVVVKSGKILASLPLQFAGIVSTDSFEKVSSNFEKINNAIVDLGCKFSRPHLIPLFLPFLALPSVRILSGGIVDVKKRSYIQPIN
- a CDS encoding 50S ribosomal protein L44e translates to MNIPKVIRKYCAKCKTHTEQKVSIYKAGKRRGSARGERRHAERKKGYGGQKFPKLAKPAKVTKKVTPIMTCTVCKKKYNKVGVRIKKFELVAA
- a CDS encoding 30S ribosomal protein S27e is translated as MKKDHIEIPKPSSKFQKVNCDECGELQVVYSHASTQVACNSCGNALAEATGSKAKINGKVSGSAE
- a CDS encoding NTP transferase domain-containing protein encodes the protein MIGIVMAGGKGTRMNLDGEKLLLKYKKPIILHVVDSLKNSNLFSKILAITSINSPKTKKLLEENNIEIFDTPGIGYVEDLNLVLKSLDDKVLITSGDLPLLDDVIIQKIVNQFKSDKTWTSILVTRKFLSSLGLESDYPLNFDNQVCYYTGISLVNSNKISSLDDMKEDYVIIDDKRIAFNLNSKQDYDLLSTA
- the cobS gene encoding adenosylcobinamide-GDP ribazoletransferase, translated to MLKEIGSVFSFLTIFPASNATLENIAKFMYLFPIVGIAIGLLVGSIGFGLSFFLDPLLVSLLVVSSIAIVTGIHHADGLADFADGLMVKGSKDKKLKAMKDLSTGSAGIVGIVLYLIGLIVTISLTTGFDLFKAILISEILAKFSMVLMASLGNSASLGSNSSFVQIMKDKKKLAAAFIIMLIPVIAIGETTGLVMLGVTVTLTIFLLAISTRSFGGITGDVLGATNELTRLASLMVFVSI
- a CDS encoding cobalamin biosynthesis protein → MIVESVSIISIAIFIDLLFGDPKSKYHPTAWIGKLIAILTPVAKNQNAMFEKAGGILIITITSIIVISLLFALNVGISMITFDAISIVVSVIVSGLLLKTTIAIRGMEKHATSVLESLDEDNLAKARANLSMIVKRNTKNLDKNHVLSGVLESISENTVDGITGPLFYFSIFGLPGAFVYRVINTADSMIGYKTQLFKNIGWFAATCDTILNYIPSRLTGLVMIISAAILQNNWKESYKIMIRDGKKTESPNAGYPMAALAGALETKFEKINHYKLGDGEIILTKEHVYSALNMMKLTSILFFGIVTIPIITISSLIGWWIHA